The Malus sylvestris chromosome 14, drMalSylv7.2, whole genome shotgun sequence genome segment AATGAGTCAAGAAGTCATGGAATTCTACAAAACAGATATCCAAGAACTTCTTAATAAAGAAATTATTAGAAAGAGGAAATCACCATGGTCATACCCTGCATTTTATGTTCAGAAAAACGCAGAATTGGAAAGAGTGACTTCTAGATTAGTTATTAACCATAAACCTttgaatgaagttttggaatgGATTCAGTATCCAATTCCCAACAAAAGAGATTTGATAAAAAGGCTTTCTCAAGcaattattttttcaaaatttgatatgaaattaggtttttggcaaattcaaatACATGAATATGATTTGTAACACCTTTCGGTCATTATAAATGGAATGTAATGCCTCTCAGCCTTAAAAATGCTCCCAGCGAATTTCAAAATATCATGAATGAGATTTCTAATCAATATAGCCATTTTTCAattgtttacattgatgatgtCCTTATTTATTCAAAATCAATAGATGaacattggaaacatttgcatatttttgttAGAATAATCAAGTCTAATGGATTAGTTGTTTCTGCATCAAAGATTAAGTTATTCCAGACTAAGATTAGGTTCTTAGGATACAATATTTATCGGTCTACCATTCAACCTATTGATAGAGTTATTCAATTTGTCGATAAATTCCCGGATCAGATTACTGACAAAACCCAGTTACAAAGATTCCTTGGATCATTAAACTATGTTTCAGAATTCTATCTTCGTCTCAGACAACAATGTAAATCTTTATTTGATCGTCTTAAAGATAATTCCCCATCATGATCTCCCATTCATACTTCCATTGTTAAACAGATCAAATCACATGTTAAGATATTGCCctgtcttggcattccaactTCCAACTCatttaaaatagttgaaaccGATGCATCTGATATTGGTTACAAAGGTATCCTCAAATAGTCAATTTCTTCCGGATCTCCTCAACAAATTGTTCGTTTCCATTCAGGAGTATGAAATCCATCACAGagtaattatagtactattaagaaAGATATATTATCTATTATATTATGCATTAGCAAATTTCaagatttattaaatcaaaattttttagtCCATGTcgattgcaaatctgcaaaacatgCTTTACAAAAAGAtgatcaaaacattgaatccaAACAGATTTTTGCACGGTGGCAAGTCATATTAAGCATTTTCGATTTTAATATTGAGTACATTAAAGACAACCACAATAGCATTCCTGATTTCCTAACAAGAGAATTTTTGCAGGGGAAGAATGTCAGGACAAAAGCTTAATCAAAGATGGCTTCCAACCACTTTACCACCACCAAAATAGGAATCTATTCCCGATTCCTCTTCGGCCTTAGCCATAACCAACCGATTCACTCCTTTAGGATCCACAGTAGGCAGTTTTCGACCAAATTACCAAACACCAAGACCAAATTACCAAACGGCATTAGTCAGTTAGTATGATCTTTATTCATCCCACTATCCATCTTCATCAAACCCATCAATTAGTTATACTAAAACATCTTCATATGTCAATAAATCATCCAAGGAATACCTTTTCAGCATACCTCCCAATATTTCCCAGGAACAAACACCAGCCAAAATAGCCAAAACGATATTCCCAGCCAATTTCCATTATCTACCAAATGCATCACATAAAACCCTTAAATATTATCAAGCCATCCTCAATGAGACTGAATCCATTGCTATTAAGCCAATTTTCAATACAACTCACGCCAACAAAATTCTTTACCATTCCCTTCACATTGGAAAATTCCTAACAGAAACATAATGGGAATTCCCCCTTTACCAATCCAAACCCCTTCATTCTCAGCATGTCCttatttccaataacaaatacaattattttgattatattgacCCTTGGTCTAACATTTTCCTGCATCAAACATAAGATtttagtcattcatggtttgttacTTTTGATAAAAGTTTCATATTGAATTTCCTAGCATGGTTTTCTAGATtttagtcattcatggtttgttacTTTTGATAAAAGTTTCAGATTGAATTTCCTAGCATGGTTTCCCAGATGGTGGTCTTCTCATGCACGTTTTATAGGAAAATTTCCAAAAGAAATTTGACAAAAGCAGATTCAACCATTATATCACCCTTCTCCCATTGTTCATGGCCAAATACAAAATCCCGTGGATTATGAAGTTGAAACTGGTgaagtctatatatatatatatatatatatatatatatatatatatgtattgtaGCCTAATCTAAATGCTTATGATTTTATCATGGGATTAcattttggtgtttttttttttttttttttttgtatgtggAGATTAGGCTACAATATTATGATGCAATGCTAAACCATTATTTGGTCAAAACAGTAACAGAATGACTTGGGCTTTGTGATTAATTATTACTAACCGAAAATTAAGCTAAAGCTCTTAAAATTAGCAAAACACCAAATTACTAGTTTGTACAAACATTTCCTCCCACTTCTCAATTTTTCTGGCTTTTTCTAAAAgcaatttacaataattaacaagaaaaactTATCCGCATAAAATTACTTCTTTTTTCTGGTTCCCCTTTTGGCCTCTTTGATTTGAGTACGATTAACCAACAGCAATATTCACTTGACCCCTGCTCCAATTTTCCCGCCAAAAAAGCATGCGGGAAAAGATCAAGGCCGTTAAAGCCCACCTCCTTTGCCTTGATCCGACGACTTGCGTGACATCTCAACTGACATTTTTTTCGTTCGAGGAATCGCTCACTGACCGAGATATCCGGTTGGTGTCCGAATcttaaaccaaaataaataaagacgaaaaattataattaaattaaaattggagaaaattattataaataatatgaaataattgataaataaaagaatggaaattaaaattaaaattaccaCGGGAGGCATTGAAGGAACGCTTGCAATGCAGGATGGCACTTTGGATTCCGTCCTGCTGCTGAAGCAGCGAATCATCTCTCCTCTGCGCGACTAAGGCGGCCGATGGAGCCGCGGCTACGGCGGAGGAAGCGGACCGGCTCTTCCCCAATTGCTTGCAGACCACTCTCAGCCCTGCCGGAAAGTTCCCCTGCTTCTGACCACTCTTCGCATTGCTCGCCGTCGCCGGCGGCGGCTCTGAAACTTCACTTTCCGACTGGGGCTTCTCGGCCTGATTCGAAGCCAGCGCCGTCGAGCCGTTCAAGTTGAGCTGCCCGGACAATCTCAGCTTCTCACCATACCTCTTTGAAACGCGAACGTAGAGAGGCTTCACCATTTTCAAGTACTTTTGCATTACCTCTTTGGGAAAGCGCTTTTCCTCAGAGGCCGATTCTTCAGAAGCGGTTTTCGGCGGCGGCTTCCGCTGGGTCGTATGCGACTTATTAGTTGCAGAGATTCTGGAGCTGTTGTCTCTGGCAAACAAAGACACAATGGGAACCTCCTCAACCTTGAATTTCACCGTGAAAAGCTTCCCCTGCTGCTTCTGCTTTTGCGACGGTTCCTCTTGCTGTGGTTTTTCCTGGGGTTTTTGCGGTGGTTCTTTCGCCACCGCCGCAACAGATCCAGCCGCCGGCAGCTCCGTTTTCCCTGGTTTTTCCGACCCGTTTGAATTCGACTTCGATTTCTTCAAACCCAGCATGAAAACACGAAATTTGGTGGCCGATTTAAAAAATGAGACGGCGAATT includes the following:
- the LOC126598529 gene encoding probable membrane-associated kinase regulator 2 — encoded protein: METFSFLKYWRSGGLLAATPVPNSIDTVGSANMHTTTTTTTILTAVAQNDDEDSDSDNDDRPFFDLEFAVPDEDEAAAQNHDEEARQEDDCNEDVRQEDDSGGDDDDDDDESYDSEDGEGEFNFTVPSGSTQDRTVDPNLTLSPSDDLFFKGKLVPIEHSSIEFNPSEESNSKPQFAVSFFKSATKFRVFMLGLKKSKSNSNGSEKPGKTELPAAGSVAAVAKEPPQKPQEKPQQEEPSQKQKQQGKLFTVKFKVEEVPIVSLFARDNSSRISATNKSHTTQRKPPPKTASEESASEEKRFPKEVMQKYLKMVKPLYVRVSKRYGEKLRLSGQLNLNGSTALASNQAEKPQSESEVSEPPPATASNAKSGQKQGNFPAGLRVVCKQLGKSRSASSAVAAAPSAALVAQRRDDSLLQQQDGIQSAILHCKRSFNASRDSDTNRISRSVSDSSNEKNVS